The Hydrotalea sp. region TTTGACATTTTCGCTGGATATGTCATAGAATAAATCTACTAAAGGAGAGGGAAATGGATCAAGCACGCGTTTGTATTATCGGTGGCGGCGCCATGGGCGTTGGGTTGCTGTATCACTTGACCAAGGTCGAGGGCTGGAAGGATGTTGTCCTGGTGGAGAAGGGGGAATTGACCTCTGGCTCGACCTGGCACGCGGCGGGGCAGGTTCCCAATTTTATTGGCAATTTGTCGATGGCGATGGTGCATAATTATGGCGTTAAATTTTACCCCGAATTGGAAAAAGAAACCGGCGCGCCGGTTGGCTGGCATGGTTGCGGCGGGATAAGGTTGGCCTGTAGCGATGCCGAGGTCGATTGGTTTCATTATGTTAATGGCATTGCCAAATTGGTGGGGTTCGAAATGCACCTTATCAGTCCGTCAGAAATAAAAAAATATCATCCTTTTATTAAAACCGACGATGTGAAACTTGGCGCCTACACCGCGCACGACGGCCACACCGACCCGGCGTCGGTTACCAACGCCATGGCCCAGGTGGCAAAAAAATACGGCGCGGATATTCGCCGCCGCACCACGGTGACGGCGATTAAGCAAAAACCATCCGGCGAATGGGTGGTTACCACCGACAAGGGTGGCGTGATGGGCGAGATTGTTTGCGAACATGTGGTCAATGCCGCCGGTTGTTATGGCGACCAAATTATGCGCATGGTGGGCAAACGCGCCGCCATGTCGAACATGATGCACCAATATATTGTTACCGAAACGGTCAAGGAAGTGGTGGATTTTAATCAAGCGATGGGCAAGGAATTGCCGGTTATTCGCGACCCTTATTCTCATGCTTACCTGCGGCAAGAACGCGATGGTATTTTGGTTGGCCCATACGAGCGGAGCGAGGCGAAAATTTCGTTCCTAGATAACGATGGTGTGCCGCCGCCCGAATTTGAAAATGCCCTGTTCGAGCCCGAGATGGACAGGCTTATCCCGTGGTTAGAGCGCGCTGGCGAGCGGTTCCCGTTGTTTGCCAATGCGGGGATTAAGAAGGTTATTTCTGGCCCCATCACCCACACGCCCGACGGCAATGTGTTGATGGGCCCGGCCGCTGGCTTAAATAATTTTTGGATGGCGACCGGTGCCTCAATCGGTATCGCCCAGGGCGCGGGCAACGGCAAATACCTGGCGCAATGGATAGTCCATGGCCAGTCGGAAATTAACATGCGGCCGTTTGACCCACGGCGGTTTGGCGATTGGGCGTTGGGCAAATACACCAGCGAAAAATCAATCGATGATTACCAACATATGTATCATTGCCACTGCCCAGGTGAATATCACCCGGCTGGCCGACCAATAACCGAAACGCCACTGACGCCGGTGGAAAAGCAAAAGGGTGGGGTGTTCGCCGAAATTCATGGTTGGGAACGGGTGAAATGGTTCAGTGCAAAGCAAGAGGCAGAAAATTACAGCTTTCGCCACAACAATGCCAAACCGATGGTCGATGAAGAATGCCATGCGGTGGCGACTGGTGTGGGTATTGTCAACATGTCGTCATTTAGCAAATTTTTGGTCGAGGGTGACGACGCGGCGGCAATGCTTGACCATTTGACCACCAACAAATTGCCAGCGCGCGATGGTGGTATTGTCTTGACCCATGCCCTGACGCCGGGCGGGGTTTATACATCGGAATTTACGATGTTCCGCAAATCGGATAAAAGTTTTATGTTGATGAGCGGCGCGTCTGACCGCGTGCGCGACACCGATGTGTTGAGTAATGGCATCAAGGCGGCGAAAGGAAAAAATATCACCCTGACCGATGTCAGCAACGATTATTGCGTGTTGGTGGTGGCCGGGCCGGAGGCGCGAAATATCCTGCAACCCCTGACGCAGAGCAAACTGACCAGCGATTCTTTTCCATGGTTGAGCGGGCAGGAGGTAACATTGGCCGGCGCGCGCGCCACCATGTTGCGCGTTAATTATGTTGGCGAATTGGGTTGGGAAATTTATCACAAACCAAGCGACATGGTTAAAATATATGATGCGATTTGGGAATCGGCGCAAAGCAATGCCAAGGGCAAAAACATCCGCGACGTTGGCATTTACGCCGTCAACAGCCTGCGGCTGGAGAAGGGGTATCGTGGCTTGGGTTCTGAACTGACAAACGAATTGGGCCCGATAGAGGCCAAGATGGAACGTTTCGTCGATTTTAATAAAGATTTTGTCGGTAAGGCGGCGGTGATGAAGATTAAAAATGGCACGCCGCGTTATCGCTTGGTGATGTTAAAATTATCCGACGCCGACCATGATATGTTGGGCAACGAACCGGTATTTGCCGGCGATAAGCGCGTCGGGGTTACGACCGGTGGGGCATATGGCCGGCGGGTCAAGGCGGCCTTGACATTTGCCTATATCAAACCCGAGCATGACAAAATGGGCGGGCAATTTACCATTCCATCGCTGGGCAAGGATCGCACGGCGGAGATTATTTCCGAAGTGCCATACGACATTAAAAACGAAAAACTAAAATCGTAATGGCGCAAATTGTGCCATGATGGTATGATTGCCGCAGAGACACCATTAAAAAAAATCGTTCTTAAAGACGAGAATATTTTTTACTGCACCCGGGCACCAGCCTACCCGCAGACTGCCTGGCGACCTATTGCACCATGGCGTGCAATTTGCTGTCTTGGTGCAATTTTGCCAAATCGCTGTAACCGCCGACCGATTGACCATCGATAAAAATTTGCGGCACGGTGCGGGCGTTGGGCACGCGTTTTTTCATGTCATCGGCCGCGGCCTTATCATGCCAGATATTATATTCGGTGAAGGGGATATTTTGTTGTTTTAACAAATTTTTGGCCTGGTCGCAGAATGGACAGGCATCGCGGGTAAATACTTCTACTTTTTTCATGGTTGTTTCTTTCTTTTTGTTTTTTTAGCCGGTTGTTTGGTTTTTTGTTTTTGCTTTTTTTCGTGCCACGGCAAAATAAATTTGTTGTAAATAAAGGCCGATAAGCAGCCAAAGGCAATCGCTATAATAATTGCAATAACACCATAAAGCAAGGAATTTTTTTCGGCAAAATTGCTGATGGCCGAGCTCAACCCTTTTTTCTCAACCAGCAGTGACAACCGCTCGGTGCGCGAAATATGCCAACCATCGATATAATAGGCCGTCAGGTGATAAATGCCGATAGGCGTTTCGGGGTGAATAACAATTGGCAGGTAAAAAGTATTTTTATTTGTAAATATATCTTCAGGCTCCGGAAAATATAATTTTTTGCTCTCTAACGATTGCAACAAACCCTCGCTGTAAATTTTTTTGCTGGCCGGGGCATCGTTAAGCTGGTCATAAAAACCACGGGTCAAGGCATCGTCACCGATGAGAAAAATATATTTTTGCCAATCGGTCATGCGGTTGGCCAAATTATCATCGGTTACCGCCCAATAATAAAAGGAAGGAATATCGTCAAAAGTTTTTTTGACGCCGTTAATCCATATGCCCCAAAATTTTTTCTTTTGCCATAAATTGGCCGAGATGTTGGGCCCGGTAAGGGTTACCACCACCTGTTGGTTTTTGCTGTCGAGCACCCCCTCGACCAACAGCAACTTGTCATGAAAATTAAGGTCCATGTTGATAACCGATTCAGACATGGTAAGGGCCTGCGCCGTGTTCGCCGCCATGATAATGCCGATGATGGCGGCCATGCCCACCCTAAGTCCAATTTTAAACTGGCGCCATAGAAAGAAAGTCGCCCTTATCGGTGGGATAGAAAAAAAACGCTTCATTTTTTTTTAAGGGGCGATGATTGACAATAAGAATAATGATTGCGGCACAATGAACAAGCCAATCAATAAGGTCGTGGCAAGCACCAACACCATGCAGGAAAACAACAACCGCAACACATCGGGCGATAATTTGTTATTTAATTGGTTGCCCATGGCCGCGCCAATCACGCCGCCGATGGTCAGAAGCACGCTGAGCACAATATCAAGCGACCGCCCCAACATGCTTTGCATCAAGCTGGTCAAGGCCGAGATGAACACCACCTGATAGAGCGAGGTGCCCACCACGACGCGATTTGGCATTTTCAGCACATAGGTCATGAAGGGGATGGCGATGATACTGCCGCCGACACCAAGGATGGATGAAAAAAAACCAATCAGCGCACCCAACATAACGGGTAGCCAGATGCTCATTTTTAAACCCGACACCGGAAAATATTCAACCGACGGCAAATCACGAAACCAATTTTTAATCACCTGGGATAGGCGTTTGCCCAGGTGGTTGCCCCAGGTAAAGGTCAATGACATCGGCGACAAATCGATGGGTGTTTTTAATTTTAGGTTAATCGTGCTGACCAGCGGAATTTTTATATATTCGTGCCAGAAATCCTCGCCCTTGCGACGGCTGATGGCGCTGAAACTTTCGCGCCAAATCATCATGCCGACAAACAGCAAAAACCCAATGTAGGATAAACGTAAAAACAAATCGACCTGGCCGATGGATTTCAAACTGGCGAACAGCAAACTGCCGACCATGACCGAAACCACCCCGCCGGCCAACATGTAATTGCCAATTTTGTAATCTATCTGGCCGGATTGACGTTGCAATAGCGTGCTTGATACCGATGTCGCCAGCACTTGGTTGGCCGAGGTCGCCACCGCAATGTTCGAGGGCACGCCAAGAAAAAATAACAATGGCGTGATAATAAAACCACCGCCGATGCCGAAAATACCGCTCAATACACCGACGCCAGCCCCAATCAACATCAAAAACAGCGCGTTGATGGAAACCCCAGCGATCGGTAAATAAATATTGAAAAAATCTAACATGGTTTTTTTGTATGATGATTCGGTATTTTATTCCTTTTCTTTTCTTGAGACGCCAACTTTCATGGCCAGGGCGGATGATAGAAAATTATCGATGTCGCCGTCAAGCACCGCGGCGGTGTTGCCGGTTTCGACGCCGGTGCGCAGGTCCTTGACCATTTGGTAGGGGTGCAAGACGTAGGAGCGAATTTGATGCCCCCAACCGATTTCTGATTTGCTGTCGTAATCGGTTTTTTCGGCGGCTTCTTTTTTTCGCAATTCTTCCTCGTAAAGGCGCGATTTCAACATGCGCATCGCCTGCGCCCGGTTTTGGTGTTGCGACCGCGCGTTTTGGCATTGCACAATAATGCCAGATGGTTTGTGGGTGATGCGCACCGCGCTGTCGGTGCGGTTGACATGTTGACCGCCCGCACCCGACGCGCGATAGGTATCAATTTCCAAATCCTTGTCCTCGACCACGATATCGATATCGTCGTTGATGTCGGGGTAGACATCGACCGAGGCGAAGGAGGTGTGGCGTTTTTTGTTGGCGTCAAAGGGGGAGATGCGCACCAGGCGGTGCACGCCCTTTTCGGTTTTTAGCCAGCCAAAGCCGTTGTCGCCGGTGATGTGAAGCGTTACCGATTTTACGCCGGCTTCCTCGCCGCGGGTTTCTTGAATCAACTCGGCCTGGTAATCATGGGCTGACGCCCAGCGGCTGTAAAGCCTTAATAACATTTCGGCCCAATCTTGCGATTCGGTGCCGCCGGCACCGGCATGGATTTCCAAAAAGCACCCGTAATGGTCGGCGTCGCCGCTGAGCAACGATTCCAATTGTTTTTTTTCTATCTGCTCGGCAATTTTTTTTAATTCGCGGCTGGCTTCTTGCAACATGGCTTGGTCATCGGCCTCGCGCGCCAGCTCGGTCATGGCGGTGGCGTCTTGCCATTGTTTATCGATATTATCGATGGCGGCAATTTTTTTTTCGATTGTAGAACGTTCTTTTAAAAGACCGGCGGCCTTTTGATTATCTTGCCACAGGTCTTTATCATCGGCCATTTTGTTGATGGCCTCTAATTTTTCTGTCAGGGCAGGGAGGTCAAAGATGCCTCCTCAGCAGGGTTAAACCCTGCTGGATTTGGTCGTTAAGATTTTTAACATCGTTGTTCATTATTTTTATTTTTTTGGTTGGGTTGCGAAGGCTTCCTCTATCTCGCCGCAAATGAAATGACCAACCGTGATGTGCATTTCTTGGATATGGTTTGTATCGGGGGAGGGCACATTGATAAGGTGGTTGCATATACCGGCCATTTTGCCGCCGCCCGCACCGGTCATGCCGACCACGGCGATGCCCATTTCTTTCGCGACGCTTATGGCGCGCAAGATATTCGCGCTGTTGCCGCTGGTGGAAAGGGCGAAGAGGACGTCGCCTACATCCCCCAGGCCGGCCAGTTGGCGGGCGAAGACTTCGTCGTAACCAAAATCGTTGGCGATGGCGGTGATGGCCGAGGTGTCGGTGGTCAGGGCGATGGCGGCGATGCTTGGCCGATTTTTTTTATAACGACCGATTAATTCGGCGGATAGATGTTGGCTGTCGGCGGCCGAACCGCCGTTGCCGATAAAGATAATTTTGTTGCCGGCGGTTAAGGATTGAATGCAAAGACCGATAACGGCCGAAATGGTGGGTGCTAGCCGTTGCAACCCATCCATATTTTGGGCGACGGTGCGGCAATAATTTTCAAAACGGATGGCGGGCATGGTTTTTTATAAAATTTCAGGCAAAATTGGCTGGGGAGGCTGGATTCGAACCAACGAATGGCGGTACCAAAAACCGCTGCCTTACCACTTGGCGACTCCCCAATTTTGGCTTGAGAAAACCTTTATCGGATTTTTATCGGCTTGGCAAGATATTGCTGTCGCCCTATCAAAGAATATCGCAAGATTATTGATAGACGACGACCAACGCCGGGCGGATGAGGCGGTCGTGCAATTGGTAACCTTGCTGTAGCACCTCGGCGATTATGTCTTTGCCTTGGCCATTGGCGGGTTTGGTTGATAATGCCTGGTGCAGGTTTGGGTTGAATTTTTGGCCGACGCTGGCGGTTTTGCTGATGGCGAATTTTTCAAATGCGATGTCGGTCATTTTTGCAATCAATTCCAAACTATTGAATAATTGACCGATTTTCGGGTTGGCGTCTTTTTCTTCTTGGCTGATGTTTTTCATTGCCTCGGCCAGGTTATCAAAAATCGGTAGGATTTCGCGGATGATAACTTGCGGCGCGTATTTGCGGGTGTCCTCGACATCTTTCATCGCGCGTTTTTTTATATTGTCGGCGTCGGCCAGGCCGCGCAACATTTTGTCTTTCGCTTCGGCCAATTGGTTTTCTAATTCGGCGATTTTGTCGGCATCGCTGAGGTGCGGGTGGGGGGCGTCGGCCGTTGCATCGGCGGGTTGGTTGTTTTCCGCATGGCCGCCAGCAGGTTGCGATTCATTATTGTCGGTTGGGTTATCGGTCGCGCCGTTATTTTTTTTATCGTTATCAAGCATGAATCTTATCTAGGGGGTTTGTATTTTTTTTTCAAGGGGGGCGCAGGCCATAAAGTTGGCGGGGGAGGGGGTGTTATTTTTCCGTGATGAGTGTCGTGCCATCGGCTTCATCCCGCACCGAAAAACCCATGTCTTCGATTTGTTTGCGTAGGTTGTCTGCGGCGGCGAAGTCTTTTTCTTTTTTCAGTTTTAGCCTATCCCCATTAAGGAGCAGAATTTGCTGAAAGAATAAGGTTTTGCCAAAATTTTTAGACAAAGAGACAAACTTTGTATTTTCATGGGAAATGGTATCGCGCGTTCGAGGTTCGATACCTAAAAAGGTCATTGCATGAAAAAATTCTATCATATCGTCACGTTTATTATTTTTATTTATGTTGGTCATAAGGGCGTAAAACTCTTTAAAAAAATTTATGGTGTCTAGGTCATCGCTAAGCATTTTTATCATTCGATTATTTTGATTAAGCGTCACTCCGCCTGCTTTAGCCCAAAACAATTCTTCGGATGGGAAAACTTTCGTTATTATTTTTGTCATGTTTTGTATTTTATCCCAAACATTCATCATCTCCTGTAACTTGGCTTCGGTGAAATCGAGCGGTTGGCGATAGTGCGTTGAAAGCATCAGCAGGCGTAGAACCTGCCGAGAAATTTTTTGCTTTTCGAGCAAATCCTTGACGGTGATAAAATTCCCCTCCGACTTGCTCATTTTTTTGCCGTTGATAAGAATGAAGCCATTGTGCATCCAATAATTGGCAAATGCGTGGCCGCAACCCGTGCTTTGCGCCAGTTCGTTTTGGTGGTGCGGAAAAATTAAATCTTGGCCGCCGCCGTGAATGTCAAAATGCCCACCCAATTCTTTTTCCGCCATGGCAGAACATTCGATATGCCAACCCGGCCGGCCGTCGCCCCAAGGTGAATGAAAAGATGGCTCGCCATCCTTCGCCGGTTTCCACAATACAAAATCGAGCGGCGATTTTTTATAGGGCGCGACCTCAACCCGCGCGCCGGCGATTAAATCATCCAACGGCCGTTTGGCGAATTTGCCGTAATCGGGCATTTTGCTAACATCGAACAACACATGGCCATCTTTTTCATAGGCAAATTTTTTCTCCACCAATTGCGCAATCATCGTCTTCATGTCGTCGATGTGTTGCGTGGCGCGTGGTTCAATGGCGAACTCGCAATCCAACGCGGTGGTAATGGCGTGGAAATCGGCGATGGTTTGCGTTGTTAATTGTTCGGGCGTGATATTTTTTTCGCGCGCGCGGTTGATGATTTTATCATCGATGTCGGTGATGTTGCGCACGTATTTTACATGGCCGGCGTATTTTAAGTTTAACAGACGATACATCACGTCGAACACAATCAACGGCCGCGCGTTGCCGATGTGAATATCGTCATACACCGTCGGGCCGCAAACATACATGCGGACGTTTTTTTCGTCTATTGGGACAAATTTTTCTTTTTTGCTGGTCGCGGTGTTAAAAATATAAATATCGTTCATGGCGATTCTATAAATTCGATGTCGTTATTTTTTAATGTGAAGGACAGCTCGCCGCGCAATAATTTTTCGGCGCGTTTGCCAAAAACCTCGTAACGCCAATCTTGCATAATTCGTGCCTCGGGCTTTTTTAATAAAAAATCGATAAGGTCGGCCTCGCGCGCAATGACGCGCGCCACGACATTTTGTTGCCGCGCGACTATTTTTAATAATAATTTTAATACCTCAAGCGCGTTTTCGGGTACATCGACCGATTCTTTTCGCTCGCTGGGCGCGGCCTCGCTACCTTCCTTCATGGCTTGCTTCATGATATCAAAAATTGCCGCCATGGTGCGGTCATGTTGCATTAGGCCGTGCGCGCCACGCATGTTTTTTAAATCCTCGGGACGCGTTGGTAAATGGTTGCAAATATCAAGCAACAATTCATCGCGCAGGACAAAACCGCGCGGCAGGTTTCTTTTCACCGCTTGCTCATCGCGCCATGCCGCCAACAATTGCACGGCGCGCATTTTTTTGCCACCCTTGGGGAGTCGCTTCAATCTTTTCCACGCGCTGGCGGGGTCGAGGGCGTAGCTTTTGACATCCAGCAATTTGTTCATTTCTTCCTTGAGCCAGACCATGCGGTCCTGCGCCACCAGCATTTTTTTCATCTCGTCATAAATTTCTAATAAATAAATAACATCCAACGCGGCGTAATCCAACGCGCGTGCCGGCAGGGGGCGTTTATACCAATTGATAAATTGCATGGTTTTATCAAGATTTTTTTTCAAAAATATCTCGACCAATTTTTGATAACCCAGGTTATCGCCAAGCCCCAACACGGCGGAGGCCAATTGCGTGTCGATAATGTTGGGGAATATTTTTTTGGTAAGATGATAAATAATTTCTATATCTTGTGACCCGGCATGCAACACCTTGACCCGCGCCGGGTCGTTTAAAAAATCCCACAGCGCGTCCATCTTACCCGCGCCAATCAACCCGGGGGCCAGGGTGTCGATAACCGCGACCCCGCCCTTGCCACCGATTTGCACCAAACATAATTCGGCGAAAAAAGTTTTCTCGCGCATGAATTCGGTATCAATCGCAATGATATCGTCGCTTGACAATTTTTGTAAAAAAGCAACCAACGCCGCGGGATTGCTAATCAATTCATAATTCATGGCGCGGGGTTAATCTATCAAGCTGTTGCGCCTTACCTCGGCGAAGTTGGTGGGGTTTATCAATTTGCCATTGTTGAAACGCTCCTGCAAATAATCATCGCCCGCTTCCTTGGTGGTTACGGTTTTAAAAACCCCTTCGGATTTTATCAATTTTAAAATGCCTTTTTTGCTGGCCTTGCCGCGGTCGGTGATGGGCGATTTGTATGTTTCTATCAACGTATCATTCACCCGCACCGCACTGCATTTGTAGGCGAAGGAGTGCGTGTTGCGATTGGGAATTTGCAACAACGCGCCGCCCATGCCAAAGGTAATATTGTCGCCCGAGTAACCCATGTCATCAAGGATGGCAAGGATTGACGAAATAGTTTCATACGTAATGCCATCGCCCTGGATAACCCGCACATTATTTAATACCTTATATCCTTTTCTATTAACCGTGTGGCCGAATTTATGGTCGAGCAGGTGCACGCAAGACGGCGCAATGATAGACGGGTCGCCGCTGTCGGGGCGAATCACCAGGGTCGCGCCGCTATCAATGATGTCTTGGCGCAAGGCATCGCCCCATAATTTATCAATCGCTAGGTAAATATTTCGCGTGTCCGAAACGCAGGCCAGCACCGCGCCCGGTTTGGCATAGGCCGACAGAAGTTTACGGAACGCCCGCTCCTCGCTTTCCTTGCCGTCGCCAAAGGCAATGATGTTGGTATGTTCGGTCGCGGGGATGGAGCGGCCAACCACCGGCGCGTCGTAATATTGTTGCAGGGCGAGCGAACCCTCCAACGTGTCACTGCCATCAAAATTGACAAGATGCGCCGCACTGCCAATCATCGCCGATTCGTGCGACGAAACGCCACGCGCGCCGAAATCATGCAACTTTAGATTAATCGATTGCTCATCGCCATTTTTTTTCAGGTAAGCCAGAATGATATTTTTAATTTTTTTTGACAGGCTGGCCACCGTGGTCGGATACCAAATGGCGCGCAAAATTTGCGTTTCGACATAGGACGGCAACCAGTAAAATTCTGGGTCGGTGTTTTCGACCGTCAATAAAACATTTGACGCCGTCAGGTTGGTGCCCTCATCCACCGATTTTATTTTTAAGGGCAGGAAGCCGCCATGGTTCTTAAGGATTTTTTTCCAACCGGTTTTATAAAATGGCAGGCCATAGGTTTTGGTAAATTCCTCGGCCTCGTTGATGTCCTGTTGCGTGATGGGGCGTTGCAAGTATTGTTTGAGATAGATTTGCAAGCCGAAGAATTGAATCAAATCACCGGTGCGTGCCTCGGCGTAGGAATGAACAAACGTCGTGTTGTCAGGATAAAGTTGCCAGTGTGATGTTTTATAAGCATCGGTCAACAGGATAAGATTTTGGTTATTCATGGCGTAAGGTCGTTTTCATTGCATGAAGATAATAAGAGACCATGGCCCGTATTATTTTGTTGTCTCCGATAGTTTGGTGGTCGAGTTTTTGTAAGGGGGCGTTAATTTTTTTATAAGTAAAAACCTATAGGTCGTCGTTGTAATTTCGTTCTTCGTTTTCATAATTTTGTTGTGCCTCAAGCGACAGGGTGGCAATTGGTCGCGCCTCCAACCTTTTTAAATCGATTGGCCGACCGGTGTCCTCGCAATAGCCATATTTTTTATTGGCAATTCTAATCAAGGCGTCGTTAATTTTGACAATCAATTTGCGTTGTCGGTTGCGCGCATGCAGGTCGACCGAGCGGATTTGTTCAACGCTGGCGCGCTCCAATGGGTCGGGTTTTTTATCGCTATCCTGTTGCAATTCTTCGATAACCTCGGCGTTGCTTTTTAATAATTCTTGCCGCCAATCGATTAATTTTTTGCGAAAATATTCGCGCATCAGCGGGCTCATAAATTCTTCATCGTTGCTTGGCGCGTAGCCAGTCGGTAGCACCGGCGCGGATTCCCCACTGGCCATGCCGCTCGGGAATAGCCCAAATATCTGCTCCCAATCGAGTTCGGCGGTTGCAAGATTTTTATTCACCATATCGTTCTGCTCCTTCGCAATTATCTAGCACAATAAAATCTTTATTGTAAAGGACTTATAGCCAATAGTATTTATTACTGGCCAGGTAGTAATTAGTATTTCAGGCTGGTTTCATGGCGGCCCTTCATCGCCGCAAAGAAAATACCAAAGGCCGCAAGGTTGGTCAGCATGCTGGTACCGCCATAAGAAAATATGGGTAAGGGCACACCAACCACGGGGATAAGCCCCAGCACCATCGCGCTGTTGATAGAAACTTGGACAGCGTAAAGCCCGATGACGCCAAAGCCCA contains the following coding sequences:
- a CDS encoding nicotinate phosphoribosyltransferase, whose product is MNNQNLILLTDAYKTSHWQLYPDNTTFVHSYAEARTGDLIQFFGLQIYLKQYLQRPITQQDINEAEEFTKTYGLPFYKTGWKKILKNHGGFLPLKIKSVDEGTNLTASNVLLTVENTDPEFYWLPSYVETQILRAIWYPTTVASLSKKIKNIILAYLKKNGDEQSINLKLHDFGARGVSSHESAMIGSAAHLVNFDGSDTLEGSLALQQYYDAPVVGRSIPATEHTNIIAFGDGKESEERAFRKLLSAYAKPGAVLACVSDTRNIYLAIDKLWGDALRQDIIDSGATLVIRPDSGDPSIIAPSCVHLLDHKFGHTVNRKGYKVLNNVRVIQGDGITYETISSILAILDDMGYSGDNITFGMGGALLQIPNRNTHSFAYKCSAVRVNDTLIETYKSPITDRGKASKKGILKLIKSEGVFKTVTTKEAGDDYLQERFNNGKLINPTNFAEVRRNSLID
- the dksA gene encoding RNA polymerase-binding protein DksA, which produces MVNKNLATAELDWEQIFGLFPSGMASGESAPVLPTGYAPSNDEEFMSPLMREYFRKKLIDWRQELLKSNAEVIEELQQDSDKKPDPLERASVEQIRSVDLHARNRQRKLIVKINDALIRIANKKYGYCEDTGRPIDLKRLEARPIATLSLEAQQNYENEERNYNDDL